In Helianthus annuus cultivar XRQ/B chromosome 9, HanXRQr2.0-SUNRISE, whole genome shotgun sequence, the following are encoded in one genomic region:
- the LOC110877744 gene encoding Golgi apparatus membrane protein-like protein ECHIDNA, translating to MDLNPPPGENYANPRICFFHVLFKAGALAFYILSALFFDSFVIIFVVTVLLSALDFWVVKNVSGRILVGLRWWNEIDDDGESVWKFECLDQESLARMNKKDSWLFWWTLYLTAVIWIFFGIFSLIRFQADYLLVVGVCLTLSIANIVGFTKCRKDAKKQIQQFASQTIANRFSSTIQSAFSAV from the exons ATGGATCTGAATCCG CCTCCAGGAGAAAACTATGCAAACCCAAGGATATGCTTCTTTCATGTGCTTTTCAAG GCCGGAGCGTTAGCGTTTTACATACTATCAGCTCTCTTTTTTGACAGTTTCGTCATAATATTTGTGGTTACTGTTCTTCTGTCTGCTCTTGATTTTTGGGTGGTGAAAAATGTCAGTGGTCGAATCTTAGTCGGTTTGAGGTGGTGGAATGAAATTGATGACGATGGCGAGAGTGTGTGGAAATTTGAATGTCTTGACCAAGAG TCGCTGGCTCGTATGAACAAAAAGGATTCATGGCTATTCTGGTGGACTCTTTACTTGACT GCGGTTATATGGATCTTCTTCGGAATATTTTCTCTGATAAGGTTCCAAGCCGATTATCTCCTTGTTGTTGGAGTTTGCTTGACCCTTAGCATTGCAAATATAGTTGGCTTTACAAAATGCCGTAAAG ATGCGAAGAAGCAGATTCAACAATTTGCCTCCCAGACTATCGCAAATCGGTTCTCATCTACAATACAGTCTGCTTTTAGTGCGGTGTGA